From Butyricimonas paravirosa, one genomic window encodes:
- a CDS encoding SusC/RagA family TonB-linked outer membrane protein codes for MKKKTRCRELVIPLRGNRTFLAMKYLLIFLFAFHLNGFSGIKAQQVAEYRVENANLKTCIKKVEQLTGKGFLYNGNDLERVGNVSLHLKNVSLGDLLTSILQGSGYTYELVNDVIAIVRVKGESRQTVEQELLKGIVQDTRGNVLPGVTVLIKGTTSGVVTDTAGRFTLPVMNRKSVVLVFSFVGMKSQEVAVNDVRKEVRVVMEEKVDELEEVVITGYGTTTKRRAAGSVAVLGREDLENRIPTSVDNLLQGLVAGVAVTASSGRPGSSAKIRIRGTNTITGNAEPLWVIDGVPVQDELPEISLDQVKSENFNEIFVNGIAGINPNDIENITFLKDAAAAAIYGSRAAGGVIVVTTKQGTPGKMRMNYSAHFGLGLKPQRDAGLMNASEKLAWEQELWDEFAADRYVSDAAHYPVVGIVGMLRSNKLGRNGTLWTDEDFEPMTASEQDAYIRDLASHSTDWFDVIFRNSFDMTHNFSFSGGGNMLAYYASVGYAHQDGLLKEDSYDRYTVNLKINASPSTRVKMGMGLRVSNLVSDGPSMNVDPFKYAYFANPYERPYNEDGSFRPDMTYFNLTSINEGTKTPENQPTAGFNILREMEETSSEGKKFSVSGQFSLDVEILKTLTFSGLASYGYTNNREESILGRESYAAFEDRLSFDKNNNTQNLYGSISQSTTDGEQYNVRGHFSYTNTFEDHYLNVLAGAELRGSKSKRVAVKRYGYDEKTGLASMPEPPEDDNTYGSSWYTSLIDGLSGMSRSENKYASFYASTEYAYLGRYILNASFRTDGSNNFGSKEQFNPTWSLGFAWHVDDENFMQSLHPVLSRLTLRVATGFTGNVVQGTLKELVIKYNTSRYWNNLIMGSINKAPNPHLRWEKTRDMKVALDFGLFDDRVTGLVEGYWRKSTDVISRVRVVSSTGYNAQSYNASDIENKGVEATLGVKVIDRRDYKLSFSGNIAWNRNVLSKFSSPSGTVSEGKYVGYPLESIFGGKELGIDPYDGIYMYKLRPDAVVNEASDLKSLVNYRYYLGTSIAPITGGFTLRFSYKNLSCSVGGSYSFGAKINNQISSPVSYESVSGSYDAQEKPQTAYSDLYRNHLNVRKEMTDRWTKNNIDAKYPRIIDPFGNKLYLDQYNPTSSSVTLGSFLEDVSYLRIRDISLSYNLPKRWLTHVGVSSLGFSFMMSNFFTFTNYSGIDPETPGTTYPITRSIALGINIGF; via the coding sequence ATGAAAAAAAAGACAAGGTGTAGGGAATTAGTCATTCCTTTGAGAGGAAATCGGACATTTCTTGCCATGAAGTATTTACTGATTTTTCTTTTTGCGTTTCATTTGAATGGATTTTCCGGGATAAAAGCTCAACAAGTCGCTGAGTATAGGGTGGAAAATGCCAATTTGAAAACGTGCATTAAGAAGGTGGAACAGTTGACAGGAAAAGGTTTCCTTTACAATGGAAATGATTTGGAACGAGTGGGTAATGTTTCCCTGCATTTGAAAAATGTCAGTTTAGGTGATTTATTAACAAGTATATTGCAAGGTAGCGGGTATACTTACGAGTTGGTGAATGATGTTATCGCCATCGTTCGGGTGAAGGGAGAAAGTCGTCAAACCGTTGAACAGGAATTACTAAAGGGTATCGTGCAGGATACCCGCGGGAATGTTTTACCGGGAGTGACCGTGTTGATCAAGGGAACGACTTCGGGTGTCGTGACGGATACGGCAGGACGTTTCACCTTGCCTGTTATGAACCGGAAGAGTGTTGTCCTTGTATTTTCTTTTGTCGGAATGAAGTCCCAGGAGGTTGCTGTTAATGATGTCCGTAAAGAAGTACGTGTTGTGATGGAAGAGAAAGTGGACGAATTGGAGGAGGTTGTTATCACGGGTTACGGGACGACGACCAAGCGACGTGCGGCGGGGTCCGTGGCCGTGTTGGGAAGAGAGGATCTGGAAAATCGGATTCCGACATCCGTGGATAATTTATTACAAGGTCTGGTTGCCGGGGTGGCCGTGACGGCAAGTTCGGGACGTCCCGGCTCGTCAGCTAAAATTAGGATTCGGGGAACAAATACGATTACCGGTAACGCGGAACCCTTGTGGGTAATTGACGGGGTTCCCGTGCAGGATGAGTTACCTGAAATTTCGTTGGATCAAGTGAAGTCGGAAAACTTTAACGAGATTTTCGTGAATGGAATAGCGGGTATTAACCCGAATGATATTGAGAATATCACGTTCTTGAAAGATGCTGCCGCTGCCGCTATTTACGGTTCACGGGCTGCGGGAGGTGTCATTGTCGTAACGACGAAACAGGGGACTCCGGGAAAAATGAGAATGAATTATTCGGCTCATTTCGGACTCGGCTTGAAACCTCAACGGGATGCCGGATTGATGAACGCCTCGGAAAAGTTGGCGTGGGAACAGGAGTTATGGGATGAGTTTGCGGCAGATCGATACGTGTCTGATGCGGCTCACTACCCGGTAGTCGGTATTGTCGGGATGTTACGTTCCAACAAACTCGGACGTAACGGGACGTTATGGACCGATGAGGATTTCGAACCGATGACGGCGAGCGAGCAAGATGCGTATATCCGTGATTTGGCATCTCATTCCACGGATTGGTTTGACGTTATATTCAGAAATTCTTTTGATATGACGCATAATTTTTCTTTTTCCGGGGGTGGAAATATGCTTGCTTATTATGCCTCGGTAGGGTACGCTCATCAAGATGGTTTGTTGAAAGAGGATAGTTATGACCGGTACACGGTGAATTTGAAAATTAATGCATCTCCATCGACACGGGTAAAGATGGGAATGGGCTTACGGGTATCGAATCTTGTATCTGATGGGCCCAGTATGAATGTTGATCCGTTTAAATACGCTTATTTTGCTAATCCGTACGAGCGTCCATATAACGAAGATGGTAGTTTTCGGCCTGATATGACTTATTTTAATCTGACTTCTATTAATGAAGGTACGAAAACGCCGGAAAATCAACCCACGGCCGGGTTTAATATATTGCGGGAGATGGAGGAAACTTCCAGTGAAGGAAAGAAATTCTCTGTATCCGGACAATTTAGCCTGGATGTTGAAATTCTTAAAACATTGACTTTTTCCGGGTTGGCTTCTTATGGTTACACGAATAACCGGGAGGAAAGTATTTTGGGACGTGAGTCGTATGCCGCTTTCGAGGATCGGTTGAGTTTTGACAAGAATAATAATACCCAGAATCTATACGGTTCTATATCCCAGTCTACTACGGACGGGGAACAATATAACGTACGCGGACATTTTTCATACACGAATACGTTTGAGGATCATTATCTTAACGTGTTAGCCGGGGCCGAGTTACGCGGTTCTAAAAGTAAACGTGTTGCGGTGAAACGTTACGGGTATGATGAGAAAACGGGATTGGCGAGTATGCCTGAACCACCGGAAGATGATAATACTTATGGATCGAGCTGGTACACGAGTTTGATCGATGGATTGTCCGGAATGTCCCGGTCGGAGAATAAGTATGCTTCTTTTTACGCATCCACAGAATATGCCTACCTGGGACGTTATATACTGAATGCCTCTTTCCGTACGGATGGTTCGAATAATTTCGGTAGTAAGGAACAGTTTAACCCGACATGGTCATTAGGATTTGCTTGGCACGTGGATGATGAGAATTTTATGCAATCTTTACATCCGGTGTTAAGCCGGTTGACTCTTCGGGTGGCAACCGGATTTACCGGAAATGTCGTGCAGGGAACTTTGAAGGAACTTGTGATCAAGTATAACACCAGTAGATATTGGAATAATCTGATCATGGGATCAATTAATAAGGCCCCGAATCCCCATTTGCGTTGGGAGAAGACAAGGGATATGAAGGTGGCTTTGGATTTTGGTTTGTTTGATGACCGTGTTACCGGGTTAGTTGAGGGGTACTGGCGGAAGAGTACGGATGTAATTTCACGTGTACGGGTCGTTTCTTCAACTGGGTATAATGCTCAGAGTTATAACGCATCGGATATAGAGAATAAAGGGGTGGAAGCGACTTTAGGCGTGAAGGTTATCGATCGTCGGGATTATAAGTTGAGTTTCTCTGGAAATATAGCTTGGAACAGAAACGTGTTGTCAAAATTTTCTTCTCCATCGGGAACCGTCAGTGAAGGGAAATATGTCGGTTACCCGTTGGAATCTATTTTTGGTGGAAAAGAACTGGGGATTGATCCCTATGACGGGATTTATATGTATAAATTGCGTCCGGACGCCGTGGTGAATGAGGCTTCTGATTTAAAATCTCTTGTAAATTACCGTTATTATTTGGGAACATCCATAGCCCCGATCACGGGCGGGTTTACTCTACGTTTCAGTTATAAGAATTTGTCATGCAGTGTTGGAGGTTCCTATTCTTTCGGGGCAAAGATTAACAACCAGATTTCTTCTCCCGTGAGCTACGAGAGTGTTTCCGGTTCATATGATGCGCAGGAGAAACCACAGACGGCTTATAGTGATCTGTATCGAAATCACTTGAACGTGAGAAAGGAGATGACGGATCGCTGGACAAAGAATAATATTGATGCCAAGTATCCCAGAATTATTGATCCTTTCGGGAATAAATTATACCTGGATCAATATAACCCGACATCATCAAGTGTTACACTTGGTAGTTTCTTGGAAGATGTTTCTTATTTGAGAATCCGGGATATTTCATTGAGTTATAACTTACCGAAACGCTGGTTAACCCACGTGGGGGTATCGTCGTTGGGCTTTTCGTTCATGATGAGTAATTTCTTCACGTTCACGAATTATTCGGGTATTGACCCGGAGACTCCCGGAACGACTTATCCGATCACGCGTTCGATAGCATTGGGAATTAATATCGGTTTTTAA
- a CDS encoding RagB/SusD family nutrient uptake outer membrane protein, whose amino-acid sequence MKRYIVYILLIFSGFCVSCDEYLETKTYGEILPETTEDYASLIHTHLYNIEASTSDKILGNFNDVLRWECFSDNLNASLSKSVSNSYTPIYVGSYIGSAIYRFNNLFQVVRDANVVLDNVKEKDSELDKKITAVAYTLRAVLYYNMMRELCEPYEKQRATEIMGVPIVDHFDMEAKPGRGNIQETVDFIIEDLKRAISLNQIDEEYIFTVDVAKAYLARTYFWAQDWKNAVATAKELLDKYPLIEGEEYEAMIQSTPPFTTKPGNVILCSYNRGTLSTAFKTRYSTDSRRRPVSLKFAELFKEKEKDIRYKLFFDKTFLNTKRLNMQIRSAEMCLIMAESYAHLQDEDNALLYLNSLRAKRITDYVPLTMSSLPAVDNSALVTVDAEGKALTPLMASILNERRKELYMEGDRWFELKRNGRPEFWVGYNGIKSTTWKYLYTFPLWKQDLRVNPNLVQNEGYE is encoded by the coding sequence ATGAAAAGATATATTGTTTATATTTTACTGATTTTTTCCGGGTTTTGCGTGTCCTGTGATGAATATCTGGAAACGAAGACTTACGGGGAGATATTACCGGAGACGACGGAGGATTACGCGTCTTTGATACACACGCATTTGTATAACATAGAGGCCAGTACATCCGATAAGATTCTGGGAAATTTTAATGATGTACTTCGCTGGGAATGTTTTTCCGATAATCTGAATGCCAGCCTTTCTAAATCGGTTAGTAATTCGTATACTCCGATTTACGTGGGGTCTTATATCGGTTCTGCCATATACCGGTTTAATAATTTATTCCAAGTTGTGAGGGATGCGAATGTCGTGCTGGATAATGTAAAAGAAAAGGATTCGGAGTTGGATAAAAAGATCACGGCAGTAGCCTACACCTTGCGTGCGGTGTTGTATTATAATATGATGCGGGAATTGTGCGAGCCTTACGAAAAACAAAGGGCAACCGAAATCATGGGTGTCCCGATCGTGGATCATTTCGATATGGAGGCAAAACCGGGGCGAGGGAATATACAGGAAACCGTGGATTTTATCATTGAAGATTTGAAAAGGGCCATCTCTTTGAATCAGATCGACGAGGAATATATATTCACGGTTGACGTGGCCAAGGCTTATTTGGCAAGAACTTATTTCTGGGCGCAAGATTGGAAAAATGCAGTGGCGACGGCCAAAGAACTTTTAGATAAATACCCGTTGATTGAAGGAGAGGAGTATGAGGCTATGATCCAGTCAACACCGCCTTTCACGACGAAACCGGGAAACGTGATTTTATGTTCATACAACAGGGGAACTTTGTCTACGGCTTTCAAAACCCGTTATTCCACGGATTCACGTCGTCGGCCCGTGAGTCTTAAATTTGCGGAACTGTTTAAGGAGAAAGAAAAGGATATTCGTTACAAATTATTCTTTGATAAGACATTTTTGAATACCAAGAGATTGAATATGCAAATTCGTTCCGCTGAAATGTGTTTGATCATGGCGGAAAGTTACGCTCATTTACAGGATGAGGATAATGCTTTGTTGTATTTGAATAGTTTGCGGGCGAAACGGATCACGGATTACGTGCCTTTGACGATGTCTTCTTTGCCGGCAGTTGACAATTCTGCTTTAGTGACGGTTGATGCGGAAGGTAAGGCTTTGACTCCTCTGATGGCCTCGATATTGAATGAACGGCGCAAGGAGTTGTACATGGAGGGTGATCGTTGGTTTGAACTGAAACGGAACGGACGTCCGGAGTTTTGGGTAGGATATAACGGGATAAAATCCACGACATGGAAATACCTGTACACGTTCCCTCTATGGAAACAGGATTTACGTGTTAATCCGAATTTGGTGCAGAATGAAGGTTATGAATAA